A genomic segment from Euzebya sp. encodes:
- a CDS encoding antitoxin: protein MRRRGVTFKEAVNSAIRAGLTRSPSPAEPFRTRAVPMGTPAVNLDRALQIAGELEDEELIRRMRVGK from the coding sequence ATGCGACGGCGCGGGGTGACGTTCAAGGAGGCGGTGAACAGCGCCATCCGAGCAGGGCTGACCAGGTCGCCGAGCCCCGCCGAGCCGTTCCGCACGCGTGCGGTCCCCATGGGCACGCCAGCCGTGAACCTCGACCGGGCCCTCCAGATCGCCGGTGAGCTCGAGGATGAGGAGCTCATCCGTCGGATGCGGGTCGGCAAGTGA
- a CDS encoding type II toxin-antitoxin system VapC family toxin produces MTLVDANVLLYAVNADAPHHAEAADWLDGELNAGRPVGFAWIALLAFVRLSTKIGLFPSPLPVAEALAQVEAWVSHPAAVVVEPTTRHVTVLAGLLAEVGTGGNLVNDAHLAALAVEHGADVVSYDTDFGRFEGVVVRRPR; encoded by the coding sequence GTGACCCTGGTCGACGCGAACGTCCTGCTCTACGCCGTCAACGCCGATGCGCCCCACCACGCCGAGGCGGCCGACTGGTTGGACGGCGAGCTCAACGCCGGACGTCCGGTGGGGTTCGCCTGGATCGCGCTCCTGGCATTCGTGCGGCTGTCGACCAAGATCGGGCTGTTCCCCTCGCCGCTGCCGGTCGCGGAGGCGCTGGCCCAGGTCGAGGCCTGGGTGTCACACCCGGCGGCGGTCGTCGTCGAGCCCACGACACGCCACGTGACGGTCCTGGCCGGCCTCCTCGCAGAGGTCGGGACCGGCGGGAACCTCGTCAACGATGCGCACCTGGCCGCCCTGGCGGTGGAGCACGGTGCGGACGTGGTCAGCTACGACACCGACTTCGGCCGGTTCGAGGGTGTCGTGGTGCGCCGACCTCGTTGA